The Bacteriovorax sp. Seq25_V genome has a window encoding:
- the folK gene encoding 2-amino-4-hydroxy-6-hydroxymethyldihydropteridine diphosphokinase: MSKLVLGLGSNQGNSREILKDAISSLDKKFGPYSEISKLFQSESFGHIPQPDYLNLCVVYEVNNKSPHDCLQLCQQTELSLGRVRLEKWGPRTIDIDILFFDDIVLEDTDLILPHPHINDRSFVVEPLSQLSIFSNLKLFYHFNDTFTTKSTCIGFL; this comes from the coding sequence ATGTCCAAGCTTGTTTTAGGCCTTGGCTCGAATCAGGGTAATTCTCGAGAAATTCTCAAAGACGCCATTTCATCACTTGATAAGAAGTTTGGACCATACAGCGAAATCAGCAAACTTTTCCAATCCGAGTCTTTTGGACATATCCCTCAGCCTGATTATTTGAATCTGTGTGTTGTTTACGAAGTTAACAATAAGTCACCTCATGACTGCTTACAGTTATGCCAGCAAACAGAGTTAAGTCTTGGTCGTGTTCGTCTTGAAAAATGGGGACCTCGCACAATTGATATCGATATATTATTCTTTGACGATATTGTTTTAGAGGATACAGATTTAATATTACCACATCCACATATCAACGACAGAAGCTTTGTTGTTGAGCCTTTATCTCAGCTATCTATTTTTTCAAATCTTAAATTATTTTATCATTTCAATGACACGTTCACGACAAAAAGTACTTGTATCGGTTTTCTCTAA
- a CDS encoding electron transfer flavoprotein subunit beta/FixA family protein — protein MNIFVCIKQVPDTETKVTPNGDGSYIETNSIKWIMNPYDEFAVEQALLTKAANAGATVTVVRVGGVKDTEALRTALAMGADEAILVEASDNLDSYATAKAIKGAIEKSGKSADVIFTGKQAIDDDCLQVPQLVAQMLGLPSVSVVVGCEEAGGKYTLKREVEGGALEVYEVTSPALIACNKGLNSPRYASLPGIMKAKKKPLAQYSLGDVGVSDSDVRVKYSNFQLPPEKPAGKKFEAMDEAVQASVVADVVKLLREEAKVI, from the coding sequence TTGAACATCTTCGTATGTATTAAACAAGTTCCTGACACTGAAACTAAGGTTACGCCTAATGGTGACGGGTCTTACATTGAAACAAACTCAATCAAGTGGATTATGAATCCGTATGATGAATTCGCAGTAGAGCAAGCTCTATTAACTAAAGCAGCAAATGCTGGAGCAACTGTTACAGTAGTAAGAGTTGGTGGTGTTAAAGACACTGAAGCTCTAAGAACAGCTCTTGCAATGGGTGCTGATGAAGCAATTCTTGTTGAAGCTTCTGATAACCTAGATTCTTATGCTACGGCTAAAGCAATTAAAGGTGCTATTGAGAAATCTGGAAAGTCAGCTGATGTTATCTTCACTGGTAAACAAGCGATCGATGATGACTGTCTTCAAGTTCCACAACTTGTAGCACAAATGCTAGGTCTTCCATCTGTATCTGTTGTTGTTGGTTGTGAAGAAGCTGGTGGAAAGTATACACTTAAAAGAGAAGTTGAAGGTGGAGCACTAGAAGTTTACGAAGTGACTTCTCCAGCTCTAATTGCTTGTAACAAAGGATTAAATTCTCCTCGTTACGCATCTCTTCCAGGAATTATGAAAGCAAAGAAAAAGCCACTTGCTCAGTACTCACTTGGTGATGTTGGTGTTTCTGATTCTGATGTAAGAGTTAAATACTCTAACTTCCAACTTCCTCCAGAAAAACCAGCTGGGAAAAAGTTTGAAGCAATGGACGAAGCTGTTCAGGCATCTGTTGTTGCAGATGTTGTTAAGCTTTTAAGAGAAGAAGCAAAAGTAATCTAA
- a CDS encoding LysM peptidoglycan-binding domain-containing protein, whose protein sequence is MNKIIKLLLLISIAFGGASCSNKKVKQDEMASNNTSEELVIDDADFVVDADAKDEMATDAADTEIVGVETSEPLKDEMVDSSAPVITESEVYEVQKGETLMWISFKLYGDYRKWRELQANNQDVLADGVQVGDKIRYTPGNFVWNPKGLPHLIKSGDTLASISNEKYGTFKKWRSIWENNSDMIRDPNLIFAGFTLYYVPEERELASEQL, encoded by the coding sequence ATGAATAAAATAATTAAACTGCTTCTACTTATATCAATCGCTTTTGGTGGTGCATCTTGTTCGAATAAAAAAGTAAAACAAGATGAGATGGCATCAAATAATACAAGTGAAGAACTAGTGATCGACGACGCTGATTTCGTAGTTGATGCCGACGCAAAAGACGAAATGGCAACAGATGCAGCTGATACTGAAATCGTTGGTGTAGAAACAAGTGAACCACTGAAAGATGAAATGGTTGATTCTTCTGCTCCAGTAATTACTGAAAGTGAAGTTTATGAAGTACAAAAGGGAGAAACTCTAATGTGGATCTCATTTAAACTTTACGGCGACTATAGAAAGTGGAGAGAGCTACAAGCTAATAACCAAGATGTTCTAGCTGATGGTGTTCAAGTTGGTGATAAAATCAGATATACTCCAGGAAATTTTGTATGGAATCCAAAGGGACTACCACACCTAATCAAGTCTGGTGACACTCTAGCTTCAATTTCAAATGAAAAATATGGAACATTCAAGAAATGGAGAAGTATTTGGGAAAACAACTCTGATATGATCAGAGATCCAAATCTTATCTTTGCTGGTTTTACTCTTTACTACGTACCAGAAGAAAGAGAACTTGCATCAGAACAACTCTAA
- a CDS encoding Mrp/NBP35 family ATP-binding protein, with translation MEHIRQILESIKNPATGETFGAENRIEKIENKNGQLHITYKRDGISPEQKKVLEGVIINELKQHFSEDNIYIMTTSTNSQDVLGKKAPEKAPEKANLKVGHGNPLPSKRKVNGAKQIIAVSSGKGGVGKSTVSTNLALALKNQGKKVGLLDADIYGPSIPMLLGMRDAKPISTDDKKIAPIESNGIKFMSFGLFIAEGDPVIWRGPMLGGVLNQFLFDVDWGELDYLILDLPPGTGDVQLSMIQATDITGVVGVSTPQDVAILDSRKGFKMFGQVNVPVLGLIENMSYFVPDDMPEKKYYIFGNGGVSKVAKELETNFLGDIPMEIALRESCDNGAPYMANNSYEGRPVWNAYTSIAKKLIELTSPEKKGFFSKILGK, from the coding sequence GTGGAGCATATTAGACAGATATTAGAATCAATCAAAAATCCTGCAACAGGTGAAACGTTTGGCGCAGAAAATAGGATTGAAAAAATTGAAAATAAAAATGGTCAACTTCATATTACTTATAAGAGAGATGGTATTAGTCCAGAGCAAAAAAAAGTACTTGAAGGCGTAATTATTAACGAGTTAAAACAACACTTTAGCGAAGATAATATCTATATCATGACGACATCGACAAACTCACAAGATGTACTTGGGAAGAAAGCACCTGAAAAGGCTCCTGAGAAAGCTAATCTAAAAGTTGGACACGGTAATCCACTTCCTTCAAAACGTAAGGTTAATGGGGCTAAACAGATTATCGCTGTTTCTTCAGGGAAAGGTGGAGTAGGAAAGTCGACTGTATCAACGAACCTCGCACTTGCTCTTAAAAATCAAGGTAAGAAAGTCGGACTACTTGATGCAGATATTTATGGGCCATCAATTCCAATGTTGCTTGGAATGAGAGATGCAAAACCCATTTCTACAGATGATAAAAAAATTGCCCCTATAGAATCAAATGGGATTAAGTTCATGAGTTTCGGACTTTTCATTGCTGAAGGTGACCCTGTTATTTGGCGTGGCCCAATGCTGGGTGGAGTATTGAACCAATTCTTATTTGATGTCGATTGGGGAGAGCTGGACTATCTGATTCTTGATCTTCCTCCTGGAACTGGAGATGTTCAACTCTCAATGATTCAGGCGACTGATATCACAGGTGTTGTTGGAGTCTCGACTCCTCAAGATGTTGCAATTTTAGATTCTAGAAAAGGGTTTAAAATGTTTGGCCAAGTTAACGTTCCAGTTTTAGGATTAATAGAAAACATGAGTTACTTTGTTCCAGATGATATGCCTGAGAAAAAATACTATATTTTCGGAAATGGTGGGGTATCAAAGGTTGCAAAAGAACTAGAAACAAACTTCTTAGGTGATATTCCAATGGAAATCGCACTAAGAGAGAGTTGTGATAATGGAGCTCCTTATATGGCGAATAATAGCTATGAAGGTAGACCGGTATGGAACGCTTATACTTCGATTGCGAAGAAGCTTATTGAGCTAACTTCACCAGAAAAGAAAGGGTTCTTTTCAAAAATTCTAGGAAAATAA
- a CDS encoding electron transfer flavoprotein subunit alpha/FixB family protein encodes MAKVLVFAEANGDTVKSVTFEILGKLAGHTVDVALVGNMGANAVSDLAKFGAANVHNLKGANLDNYSPEGYANALKEFIGDKYDYVFAGSTSLAKDLMPRLAGMFDAGMASEVTNFVMDGDAFAGTRPLFAGKVLAKVELTGPKPHFVTVRPNSLGLPENPTAGAGAATEVAANAGEIRAAIKEIIKGASEKLDLTEANIIVSGGRAMKEAANFKILEELAEVLGATVGASRAAVDSGYAPHSMQVGQTGKTVSPSLYIACGISGAIQHLAGMRTSKVIVAINTDPDAPIFTKADYGIVGDLFQIVPLLKEEFKKVL; translated from the coding sequence ATGGCAAAAGTATTAGTATTTGCTGAAGCAAACGGTGATACAGTTAAGTCTGTAACATTCGAAATTTTAGGAAAACTAGCAGGTCACACAGTTGACGTTGCTCTAGTTGGTAATATGGGAGCGAACGCTGTTTCTGACCTTGCAAAGTTTGGTGCAGCCAATGTTCATAACCTTAAAGGTGCAAACCTTGATAACTACTCACCAGAAGGTTACGCTAATGCGCTTAAAGAGTTTATTGGTGATAAGTACGACTATGTATTTGCAGGATCTACTTCTTTGGCAAAAGATTTAATGCCAAGACTTGCTGGTATGTTCGACGCTGGTATGGCTTCTGAAGTAACAAACTTTGTTATGGACGGTGATGCTTTCGCTGGAACAAGACCACTATTCGCTGGTAAAGTTCTTGCAAAAGTTGAACTAACAGGTCCTAAGCCACACTTTGTAACAGTTAGACCAAATTCACTTGGACTTCCAGAAAATCCAACTGCTGGTGCTGGTGCAGCTACTGAAGTTGCAGCAAATGCAGGTGAAATTAGAGCAGCAATTAAAGAAATCATTAAAGGTGCTTCAGAAAAGCTTGACCTTACAGAAGCAAATATTATTGTTTCTGGTGGTAGAGCAATGAAAGAAGCTGCTAACTTCAAGATTCTTGAAGAGCTTGCTGAAGTTCTTGGTGCAACAGTTGGTGCTTCAAGAGCAGCTGTTGATTCAGGATATGCTCCTCACTCAATGCAAGTTGGACAAACAGGTAAAACAGTTTCTCCATCACTTTATATTGCTTGTGGTATTTCTGGTGCAATTCAGCACTTAGCTGGTATGAGAACTTCAAAGGTTATCGTTGCGATTAATACTGATCCAGATGCGCCAATCTTTACAAAAGCTGATTACGGAATCGTTGGGGATCTTTTCCAAATCGTTCCACTTCTTAAAGAAGAATTCAAAAAAGTTCTATAA
- a CDS encoding acyl-CoA dehydrogenase family protein: protein MLNFDLTDEQKEIRELAMKFARNEMMPKAMEYDEKAEMPMDILTKAWELGLVNTCIPEQFGGNGFGAVDSMVITEALAYGCLGMNTAIMANDLALLPIVIGGSDEQKERFLRPFTESYKLAAFCLTEPGNGSDAAGIKTTIKDAGDHYVVNGNKMWITNAGYADLFVVYGTYDSSLKHKGISAIVIDGKTAGIELGAKENKMGHRCSDTRAVTFNNVKVPKENLLGMLGEGWKIAMATLNHSRPMVASSAVGGAQASLDHAVKYALERVQFGTPLAKHQAIQIMIADMAMEIEASRLLVLKSAWHLDQGHPNPELSSYAKAKAADMFMSVATDAVQVFGGYGYSKEYPVEKLMRDAKLIQIYEGTSQIQRLVIAKEIFSRSQN, encoded by the coding sequence ATGCTTAATTTCGATCTTACAGATGAACAAAAAGAAATTCGTGAACTCGCTATGAAATTCGCTCGCAACGAGATGATGCCCAAAGCAATGGAATATGATGAGAAGGCTGAGATGCCCATGGATATTCTGACAAAAGCGTGGGAACTTGGTCTAGTGAACACTTGTATTCCTGAGCAATTTGGAGGCAATGGTTTTGGCGCAGTTGATTCAATGGTCATTACAGAGGCGCTTGCTTATGGTTGTCTCGGTATGAATACAGCAATCATGGCAAACGATCTTGCACTCTTGCCGATTGTTATCGGTGGAAGTGATGAACAGAAAGAAAGATTTCTAAGACCATTTACTGAATCATATAAGCTTGCTGCATTCTGCCTTACTGAACCAGGCAATGGTTCTGACGCTGCAGGAATTAAAACGACGATTAAAGATGCTGGTGACCATTACGTTGTTAATGGCAATAAGATGTGGATTACAAATGCCGGCTATGCTGACCTTTTTGTTGTCTATGGTACATATGATTCATCGTTAAAACACAAAGGTATTTCAGCAATTGTTATTGATGGAAAGACAGCCGGTATCGAACTTGGTGCCAAAGAAAATAAGATGGGGCATCGTTGCTCAGATACTCGTGCTGTAACTTTTAATAACGTTAAAGTTCCTAAAGAAAATTTACTTGGAATGCTTGGTGAAGGTTGGAAAATTGCAATGGCAACTTTAAATCACTCACGTCCAATGGTTGCTTCAAGCGCTGTTGGAGGTGCTCAAGCATCGCTCGATCATGCTGTAAAATACGCCCTTGAGAGAGTTCAGTTTGGCACACCGCTAGCAAAACACCAAGCAATTCAAATAATGATCGCAGATATGGCGATGGAGATTGAAGCATCGAGGTTACTTGTGCTAAAATCTGCTTGGCATCTTGATCAAGGACATCCAAATCCTGAATTATCTTCATATGCCAAGGCAAAAGCTGCTGACATGTTTATGTCTGTTGCAACAGATGCTGTGCAAGTTTTTGGTGGTTACGGCTACAGCAAAGAATATCCAGTAGAGAAATTAATGAGAGATGCAAAGCTAATTCAAATCTATGAAGGCACATCTCAAATACAAAGATTAGTTATAGCAAAAGAAATTTTTTCAAGGAGTCAAAATTGA
- a CDS encoding PilZ domain-containing protein, which translates to MENFKWEEDRLAIKEVLDRALIKLENIIIWQATEAQKIIHNGFILEHNEDANSIILSKVKKLKSFKEHLPVYLKFMTRSMLIKGKMKRETKEFVVIELPDRIKLIENRQSKRTKVDDSQNVLFEKVQANTLGKSRFSFELLDISDSGLGLKMSDLNVKLLTAGDKFRLIKMQGKEIKIKIYYRIVHISPGDIDRHGKINSYIVGMKKEGDQ; encoded by the coding sequence ATGGAAAATTTTAAGTGGGAAGAAGACAGGCTAGCGATTAAAGAAGTATTAGATAGAGCTCTTATAAAGCTAGAGAATATTATTATATGGCAAGCAACTGAGGCCCAAAAAATAATACATAATGGTTTCATCCTTGAGCACAATGAAGATGCAAATAGTATTATTCTATCTAAAGTCAAAAAACTTAAATCATTCAAAGAGCATCTTCCAGTCTATTTAAAGTTTATGACGAGATCAATGCTCATTAAAGGGAAGATGAAAAGAGAGACGAAAGAATTCGTTGTAATTGAATTACCTGATCGAATTAAGCTAATTGAAAATCGACAAAGCAAGAGAACAAAAGTAGATGATAGTCAGAATGTATTGTTTGAAAAAGTACAAGCAAACACACTAGGGAAATCAAGATTTAGTTTTGAATTATTAGATATTTCTGACAGTGGGCTTGGTTTAAAGATGTCAGATTTGAATGTAAAGCTACTCACTGCGGGAGATAAGTTTCGTTTAATAAAAATGCAAGGAAAAGAGATTAAAATAAAAATTTACTATCGAATTGTGCATATCTCACCAGGGGATATAGATCGCCATGGAAAAATAAATTCATATATAGTTGGGATGAAAAAAGAAGGGGACCAATAA